In Pieris napi chromosome 2, ilPieNapi1.2, whole genome shotgun sequence, the following proteins share a genomic window:
- the LOC125055621 gene encoding aldehyde dehydrogenase, dimeric NADP-preferring isoform X4 has translation MTYGNLSPSKAKPVNIGEVVEKARDAFNRGITKPLEWRKKQLKSLLRMYEENYNVMIEVLQKDLRRSKTEAVLLEVEYLINDLKNTIHYLEEWAKPDRPSKGLVNILDDVVVYNDPYGLVLVIGAWNYPLQLLLLPMAGAIAAGNAVVIKPSELAEASATFIAETLPKYLDSDAVAVVEGGPEETTELLKNKFDYIFYTGGTNVGKIVYSAATKNLTPVTLELGGKSPTYIDNTVDIEVTTKRILWGKFINAGQTCIAPDYVLCSREVQDKFVEYAKLILKEWYGEDPQKSPDLCRIINSRHYSRLQALLNASKDKVAIGGKSDPQDRYVSPTILTNVSPDDKIMEDEIFGPILPIVPVDNAYEAIKFINAREKPLVLYVFTQSGAVRRSLTDNTSSGGMCINDTMMQMGVDTLPFGGVGNSGLGAYHGKASFDTFTHKKSCLIKNFAAIGEKLASGRYPPYTDGKLSFISMLMRKRHGPSLKYLPYLLTFALGASVAYGITVWQKTGGEEL, from the exons ATGACTTACG GTAATCTGAGCCCATCTAAAGCAAAACCTGTGAATATTGGTGAG GTTGTAGAAAAAGCACGGGATGCTTTTAACCGTGGCATTACAAAACCTTTAGAATGGAGGAAAAAACAGCTCAAGAGTCTTCTACGAATGTATGAGGAGAACTACAATGTTATGATTGAGGTATTGCAAAAGGATTTAAGAAGAAGCAAGACTGAAGCTGTGCTGCTAGAAGTTGAATATCTTATTAATGATTTGAAGAACACTATACATTATTTGGAAGAATGGGCGAAACCGGATaga CCTTCAAAGGGTTTAGTCAACATCCTAGATGACGTCGTCGTCTACAACGACCCATATGGCTTAGTGCTGGTGATCGGCGCATGGAACTATCCCCTACAACTTCTGTTGCTACCGATGGCCGGTGCCATCGCAGCCGGTAACGCAGTAGTCATCAAGCCCAGCGAGCTGGCCGAAGCCTCTGCTACATTCATTGCTGAGACTCTTCCTAAATACTTAGATAGT GACGCGGTAGCCGTAGTAGAGGGGGGTCCGGAGGAGACAACGGAGCTACTAAAGAACAAATTCGACTACATATTCTACACGGGTGGGACCAATGTGGGAAAGATTGTTTACAGTGCTGCTACCAAAAATCTTACACCGGTCACGTTAGAACTCGGAGGGAAAAG CCCGACATACATAGACAACACAGTTGACATAGAGGTCACCACGAAGAGGATACTATGGGGTAAATTCATAAATGCCGGCCAGACCTGTATCGCTCCAGACTACGTTCTGTGCAGTAGAGAAGTCCAGGACAAGTTCGTGGAGTACGCTAAGCTCATACTGAAGGAATGGTACGGAGAGGACCCACAAAAGTCTCCAGACCTATGCAGGATTATCAACAGCAGGCATTATAG TCGTTTGCAAGCGTTATTGAACGCGAGTAAAGATAAAGTCGCCATTGGGGGAAAAAGTGACCCCCAGGACCGGTACGTATCGCCCACGATACTCACTAATGTGTCCCCGGACGACAAAATAATGGAGGACGAAATATTCGGCCCAATTTTACCGATCGTGCCCGTCGACAACGCTTACGAAGCCATCAAATTTATCAACGCCAG AGAAAAGCCGTTGGTGCTGTACGTTTTCACACAAAGCGGTGCAGTCCGAAGGAGTTTAACCGATAACACATCTAGTGGAGGAATGTGCATAAACGATACCATGATGCAAATGGGAG TTGACACACTGCCCTTCGGCGGAGTGGGCAACAGCGGCCTCGGGGCCTACCACGGAAAGGCTTCCTTCGACACCTTCACGCACAAGAAGAGTTGTCTCATCAAGAACTTTGCAGCTATCGGCGAAAAACTCGCTTC TGGGCGTTACCCTCCGTACACTGACGGCAAGCTGAGTTTCATATCGATGTTGATGCGCAAGCGCCACGGGCCCTCACTCAAGTACCTGCCCTATCTCCTGACCTTTGCGTTGGGCGCATCCGTCGCCTACGGCATCACAGTCTGGCAGAAG ACGGGAGGTGAAGAGCTTTAA
- the LOC125055621 gene encoding aldehyde dehydrogenase, dimeric NADP-preferring isoform X1: MPARNKQDGSASDVFVIDIEEDSIDSPAVIDIEDTTNMKTNGNLSPSKAKPVNIGEVVEKARDAFNRGITKPLEWRKKQLKSLLRMYEENYNVMIEVLQKDLRRSKTEAVLLEVEYLINDLKNTIHYLEEWAKPDRPSKGLVNILDDVVVYNDPYGLVLVIGAWNYPLQLLLLPMAGAIAAGNAVVIKPSELAEASATFIAETLPKYLDSDAVAVVEGGPEETTELLKNKFDYIFYTGGTNVGKIVYSAATKNLTPVTLELGGKSPTYIDNTVDIEVTTKRILWGKFINAGQTCIAPDYVLCSREVQDKFVEYAKLILKEWYGEDPQKSPDLCRIINSRHYSRLQALLNASKDKVAIGGKSDPQDRYVSPTILTNVSPDDKIMEDEIFGPILPIVPVDNAYEAIKFINAREKPLVLYVFTQSGAVRRSLTDNTSSGGMCINDTMMQMGVDTLPFGGVGNSGLGAYHGKASFDTFTHKKSCLIKNFAAIGEKLASGRYPPYTDGKLSFISMLMRKRHGPSLKYLPYLLTFALGASVAYGITVWQKTGGEEL; encoded by the exons GTAATCTGAGCCCATCTAAAGCAAAACCTGTGAATATTGGTGAG GTTGTAGAAAAAGCACGGGATGCTTTTAACCGTGGCATTACAAAACCTTTAGAATGGAGGAAAAAACAGCTCAAGAGTCTTCTACGAATGTATGAGGAGAACTACAATGTTATGATTGAGGTATTGCAAAAGGATTTAAGAAGAAGCAAGACTGAAGCTGTGCTGCTAGAAGTTGAATATCTTATTAATGATTTGAAGAACACTATACATTATTTGGAAGAATGGGCGAAACCGGATaga CCTTCAAAGGGTTTAGTCAACATCCTAGATGACGTCGTCGTCTACAACGACCCATATGGCTTAGTGCTGGTGATCGGCGCATGGAACTATCCCCTACAACTTCTGTTGCTACCGATGGCCGGTGCCATCGCAGCCGGTAACGCAGTAGTCATCAAGCCCAGCGAGCTGGCCGAAGCCTCTGCTACATTCATTGCTGAGACTCTTCCTAAATACTTAGATAGT GACGCGGTAGCCGTAGTAGAGGGGGGTCCGGAGGAGACAACGGAGCTACTAAAGAACAAATTCGACTACATATTCTACACGGGTGGGACCAATGTGGGAAAGATTGTTTACAGTGCTGCTACCAAAAATCTTACACCGGTCACGTTAGAACTCGGAGGGAAAAG CCCGACATACATAGACAACACAGTTGACATAGAGGTCACCACGAAGAGGATACTATGGGGTAAATTCATAAATGCCGGCCAGACCTGTATCGCTCCAGACTACGTTCTGTGCAGTAGAGAAGTCCAGGACAAGTTCGTGGAGTACGCTAAGCTCATACTGAAGGAATGGTACGGAGAGGACCCACAAAAGTCTCCAGACCTATGCAGGATTATCAACAGCAGGCATTATAG TCGTTTGCAAGCGTTATTGAACGCGAGTAAAGATAAAGTCGCCATTGGGGGAAAAAGTGACCCCCAGGACCGGTACGTATCGCCCACGATACTCACTAATGTGTCCCCGGACGACAAAATAATGGAGGACGAAATATTCGGCCCAATTTTACCGATCGTGCCCGTCGACAACGCTTACGAAGCCATCAAATTTATCAACGCCAG AGAAAAGCCGTTGGTGCTGTACGTTTTCACACAAAGCGGTGCAGTCCGAAGGAGTTTAACCGATAACACATCTAGTGGAGGAATGTGCATAAACGATACCATGATGCAAATGGGAG TTGACACACTGCCCTTCGGCGGAGTGGGCAACAGCGGCCTCGGGGCCTACCACGGAAAGGCTTCCTTCGACACCTTCACGCACAAGAAGAGTTGTCTCATCAAGAACTTTGCAGCTATCGGCGAAAAACTCGCTTC TGGGCGTTACCCTCCGTACACTGACGGCAAGCTGAGTTTCATATCGATGTTGATGCGCAAGCGCCACGGGCCCTCACTCAAGTACCTGCCCTATCTCCTGACCTTTGCGTTGGGCGCATCCGTCGCCTACGGCATCACAGTCTGGCAGAAG ACGGGAGGTGAAGAGCTTTAA
- the LOC125055621 gene encoding aldehyde dehydrogenase, dimeric NADP-preferring isoform X2, protein MPARNKQDGSASDVFVIDIEEDSIDSPAVIDIEDTTNMKTNGNLSPSKAKPVNIGEVVEKARDAFNRGITKPLEWRKKQLKSLLRMYEENYNVMIEVLQKDLRRSKTEAVLLEVEYLINDLKNTIHYLEEWAKPDRPSKGLVNILDDVVVYNDPYGLVLVIGAWNYPLQLLLLPMAGAIAAGNAVVIKPSELAEASATFIAETLPKYLDSDAVAVVEGGPEETTELLKNKFDYIFYTGGTNVGKIVYSAATKNLTPVTLELGGKSPTYIDNTVDIEVTTKRILWGKFINAGQTCIAPDYVLCSREVQDKFVEYAKLILKEWYGEDPQKSPDLCRIINSRHYSRLQALLNASKDKVAIGGKSDPQDRYVSPTILTNVSPDDKIMEDEIFGPILPIVPVDNAYEAIKFINAREHPLVLYVFSEQKNIQKLFTEQTRSGSLCVNDTIMFYCVDTLPFGGVGNSGLGAYHGKASFDTFTHKKSCLIKNFAAIGEKLASGRYPPYTDGKLSFISMLMRKRHGPSLKYLPYLLTFALGASVAYGITVWQKTGGEEL, encoded by the exons GTAATCTGAGCCCATCTAAAGCAAAACCTGTGAATATTGGTGAG GTTGTAGAAAAAGCACGGGATGCTTTTAACCGTGGCATTACAAAACCTTTAGAATGGAGGAAAAAACAGCTCAAGAGTCTTCTACGAATGTATGAGGAGAACTACAATGTTATGATTGAGGTATTGCAAAAGGATTTAAGAAGAAGCAAGACTGAAGCTGTGCTGCTAGAAGTTGAATATCTTATTAATGATTTGAAGAACACTATACATTATTTGGAAGAATGGGCGAAACCGGATaga CCTTCAAAGGGTTTAGTCAACATCCTAGATGACGTCGTCGTCTACAACGACCCATATGGCTTAGTGCTGGTGATCGGCGCATGGAACTATCCCCTACAACTTCTGTTGCTACCGATGGCCGGTGCCATCGCAGCCGGTAACGCAGTAGTCATCAAGCCCAGCGAGCTGGCCGAAGCCTCTGCTACATTCATTGCTGAGACTCTTCCTAAATACTTAGATAGT GACGCGGTAGCCGTAGTAGAGGGGGGTCCGGAGGAGACAACGGAGCTACTAAAGAACAAATTCGACTACATATTCTACACGGGTGGGACCAATGTGGGAAAGATTGTTTACAGTGCTGCTACCAAAAATCTTACACCGGTCACGTTAGAACTCGGAGGGAAAAG CCCGACATACATAGACAACACAGTTGACATAGAGGTCACCACGAAGAGGATACTATGGGGTAAATTCATAAATGCCGGCCAGACCTGTATCGCTCCAGACTACGTTCTGTGCAGTAGAGAAGTCCAGGACAAGTTCGTGGAGTACGCTAAGCTCATACTGAAGGAATGGTACGGAGAGGACCCACAAAAGTCTCCAGACCTATGCAGGATTATCAACAGCAGGCATTATAG TCGTTTGCAAGCGTTATTGAACGCGAGTAAAGATAAAGTCGCCATTGGGGGAAAAAGTGACCCCCAGGACCGGTACGTATCGCCCACGATACTCACTAATGTGTCCCCGGACGACAAAATAATGGAGGACGAAATATTCGGCCCAATTTTACCGATCGTGCCCGTCGACAACGCTTACGAAGCCATCAAATTTATCAACGCCAG GGAGCATCCATTAGTATTATACGTGTTCAGCGAGCAAAAGAACATCCAAAAACTGTTTACGGAGCAAACCCGTTCGGGCAGTCTCTGTGTGAACGATACTATTATGTTCTATTGCG TTGACACACTGCCCTTCGGCGGAGTGGGCAACAGCGGCCTCGGGGCCTACCACGGAAAGGCTTCCTTCGACACCTTCACGCACAAGAAGAGTTGTCTCATCAAGAACTTTGCAGCTATCGGCGAAAAACTCGCTTC TGGGCGTTACCCTCCGTACACTGACGGCAAGCTGAGTTTCATATCGATGTTGATGCGCAAGCGCCACGGGCCCTCACTCAAGTACCTGCCCTATCTCCTGACCTTTGCGTTGGGCGCATCCGTCGCCTACGGCATCACAGTCTGGCAGAAG ACGGGAGGTGAAGAGCTTTAA
- the LOC125055621 gene encoding aldehyde dehydrogenase, dimeric NADP-preferring isoform X3, with the protein MSGPVQKHVKPEVVYVPVDVRDSDVVIDIDPESGNLSPSKAKPVNIGEVVEKARDAFNRGITKPLEWRKKQLKSLLRMYEENYNVMIEVLQKDLRRSKTEAVLLEVEYLINDLKNTIHYLEEWAKPDRPSKGLVNILDDVVVYNDPYGLVLVIGAWNYPLQLLLLPMAGAIAAGNAVVIKPSELAEASATFIAETLPKYLDSDAVAVVEGGPEETTELLKNKFDYIFYTGGTNVGKIVYSAATKNLTPVTLELGGKSPTYIDNTVDIEVTTKRILWGKFINAGQTCIAPDYVLCSREVQDKFVEYAKLILKEWYGEDPQKSPDLCRIINSRHYSRLQALLNASKDKVAIGGKSDPQDRYVSPTILTNVSPDDKIMEDEIFGPILPIVPVDNAYEAIKFINAREKPLVLYVFTQSGAVRRSLTDNTSSGGMCINDTMMQMGVDTLPFGGVGNSGLGAYHGKASFDTFTHKKSCLIKNFAAIGEKLASGRYPPYTDGKLSFISMLMRKRHGPSLKYLPYLLTFALGASVAYGITVWQKTGGEEL; encoded by the exons GTAATCTGAGCCCATCTAAAGCAAAACCTGTGAATATTGGTGAG GTTGTAGAAAAAGCACGGGATGCTTTTAACCGTGGCATTACAAAACCTTTAGAATGGAGGAAAAAACAGCTCAAGAGTCTTCTACGAATGTATGAGGAGAACTACAATGTTATGATTGAGGTATTGCAAAAGGATTTAAGAAGAAGCAAGACTGAAGCTGTGCTGCTAGAAGTTGAATATCTTATTAATGATTTGAAGAACACTATACATTATTTGGAAGAATGGGCGAAACCGGATaga CCTTCAAAGGGTTTAGTCAACATCCTAGATGACGTCGTCGTCTACAACGACCCATATGGCTTAGTGCTGGTGATCGGCGCATGGAACTATCCCCTACAACTTCTGTTGCTACCGATGGCCGGTGCCATCGCAGCCGGTAACGCAGTAGTCATCAAGCCCAGCGAGCTGGCCGAAGCCTCTGCTACATTCATTGCTGAGACTCTTCCTAAATACTTAGATAGT GACGCGGTAGCCGTAGTAGAGGGGGGTCCGGAGGAGACAACGGAGCTACTAAAGAACAAATTCGACTACATATTCTACACGGGTGGGACCAATGTGGGAAAGATTGTTTACAGTGCTGCTACCAAAAATCTTACACCGGTCACGTTAGAACTCGGAGGGAAAAG CCCGACATACATAGACAACACAGTTGACATAGAGGTCACCACGAAGAGGATACTATGGGGTAAATTCATAAATGCCGGCCAGACCTGTATCGCTCCAGACTACGTTCTGTGCAGTAGAGAAGTCCAGGACAAGTTCGTGGAGTACGCTAAGCTCATACTGAAGGAATGGTACGGAGAGGACCCACAAAAGTCTCCAGACCTATGCAGGATTATCAACAGCAGGCATTATAG TCGTTTGCAAGCGTTATTGAACGCGAGTAAAGATAAAGTCGCCATTGGGGGAAAAAGTGACCCCCAGGACCGGTACGTATCGCCCACGATACTCACTAATGTGTCCCCGGACGACAAAATAATGGAGGACGAAATATTCGGCCCAATTTTACCGATCGTGCCCGTCGACAACGCTTACGAAGCCATCAAATTTATCAACGCCAG AGAAAAGCCGTTGGTGCTGTACGTTTTCACACAAAGCGGTGCAGTCCGAAGGAGTTTAACCGATAACACATCTAGTGGAGGAATGTGCATAAACGATACCATGATGCAAATGGGAG TTGACACACTGCCCTTCGGCGGAGTGGGCAACAGCGGCCTCGGGGCCTACCACGGAAAGGCTTCCTTCGACACCTTCACGCACAAGAAGAGTTGTCTCATCAAGAACTTTGCAGCTATCGGCGAAAAACTCGCTTC TGGGCGTTACCCTCCGTACACTGACGGCAAGCTGAGTTTCATATCGATGTTGATGCGCAAGCGCCACGGGCCCTCACTCAAGTACCTGCCCTATCTCCTGACCTTTGCGTTGGGCGCATCCGTCGCCTACGGCATCACAGTCTGGCAGAAG ACGGGAGGTGAAGAGCTTTAA